One stretch of Jiangella gansuensis DSM 44835 DNA includes these proteins:
- a CDS encoding FAD-binding oxidoreductase: MTSDSTLPKLTDASALRDSCGGAVHLPGDPGYDAARMPWNVAVQQRPAAVAYPADASEVASVVRAAAAAGLRVAPQGTGHNAGALTGDLDDVVLLRTAGMTGVEVDADARTARVSAGALWLDAVDATAPYGLASLHGSSPDVGIVGYSLGGGLGWYARELGLQANSVTAVELVTADGSHLRADADHETELFWALRGGGGNFGIVTALEFRLYPIAAAYAGMLVFDWTQAARVLPRWAEWAAEAPDAVTTSFRILQLPPFPEIPEPVRGRQLAMINGAVLADDARAAAILEPLRALGPELDTFATVPSASLVRLHMDPEGPTPAVSDSSMLAELPAAGVDAFLAAAGPDSGSTLLMAELRQLGGALSRPHPGAGALPMLDGRFLLFGVTIAATPEQAAQGTIDAGNLMAAMSPYASGATYLNFTETPSDAQRAYDEAAWPRLRAVRAAVDPGGLVVANHPIPPA; this comes from the coding sequence ATGACTTCCGACTCGACCCTTCCCAAGCTCACCGACGCGTCGGCACTGCGCGACTCGTGTGGCGGAGCCGTGCATCTGCCCGGCGATCCCGGCTACGACGCCGCTCGCATGCCGTGGAACGTCGCCGTCCAGCAGCGGCCGGCCGCCGTGGCCTACCCGGCCGACGCGTCCGAGGTGGCGTCGGTCGTCCGGGCAGCGGCCGCCGCCGGCCTGCGGGTGGCGCCGCAGGGTACCGGCCACAACGCCGGCGCGCTCACCGGCGACCTGGATGACGTCGTCCTGCTGCGCACGGCCGGGATGACCGGAGTGGAGGTCGACGCCGACGCCCGGACCGCCCGGGTGTCCGCGGGTGCCCTGTGGCTCGACGCGGTCGACGCCACCGCGCCGTACGGCCTGGCGTCGCTGCACGGCTCCTCGCCCGATGTCGGCATCGTCGGGTACTCCCTGGGCGGCGGGCTCGGGTGGTACGCACGCGAACTGGGCCTGCAGGCCAACAGCGTCACGGCGGTCGAGCTGGTGACAGCGGACGGGTCCCACCTACGTGCCGACGCCGACCACGAGACCGAGCTGTTCTGGGCGCTTCGCGGCGGCGGCGGGAACTTCGGCATCGTCACCGCGCTGGAGTTCCGGCTCTATCCCATCGCCGCCGCGTACGCGGGCATGCTCGTGTTCGACTGGACGCAGGCCGCGCGTGTGCTGCCCCGGTGGGCGGAGTGGGCCGCCGAGGCGCCGGACGCCGTCACGACGTCGTTCCGCATCCTGCAGTTGCCGCCGTTCCCCGAGATCCCGGAGCCGGTCAGGGGCAGGCAGCTCGCCATGATCAACGGCGCCGTGCTCGCGGACGACGCGCGCGCCGCCGCGATCCTCGAGCCGCTGCGCGCGCTCGGACCGGAGCTGGACACGTTCGCGACCGTGCCGTCCGCGTCGCTGGTGCGACTGCACATGGATCCGGAAGGACCCACCCCGGCTGTTTCGGACAGTTCGATGCTGGCCGAACTGCCCGCTGCGGGCGTCGACGCCTTTCTCGCCGCCGCGGGACCGGACTCCGGCTCGACGCTCCTCATGGCCGAGCTCCGGCAACTCGGCGGTGCGTTGTCCCGGCCGCACCCGGGCGCAGGTGCATTGCCGATGCTCGACGGCCGGTTTCTCCTGTTCGGGGTCACCATCGCGGCGACACCCGAGCAGGCGGCCCAGGGCACGATCGACGCGGGCAACCTGATGGCCGCGATGTCGCCGTACGCGAGCGGAGCGACCTACCTCAACTTCACCGAGACCCCGTCCGACGCGCAGCGGGCGTATGACGAGGCGGCATGGCCGCGGCTACGAGCCGTCCGGGCGGCCGTCGATCCCGGGGGCTTGGTGGTGGCCAACCACCCGATTCCGCCGGCGTGA
- a CDS encoding AMIN-like domain-containing (lipo)protein, producing MRRTIAIVIALLTAGVAFLTAPAASAAPYCGIRWGSLPERASATETAPLSDVRAGRHACFDRLVLDFAGDADGYAVRYVRAVTMDGSGRPVLLRGGAFLEVVAIAPAHDNAGNATYRPADRRELVSVSGWRTFRQVAWAGSFEGRTTIGLGVRARLPFRVFTLDGPGGGSRLVIDVAHRW from the coding sequence ATGAGACGAACCATCGCCATCGTCATCGCACTACTGACCGCCGGGGTCGCGTTCTTGACCGCTCCGGCCGCCTCGGCCGCACCGTACTGCGGCATTCGCTGGGGGTCGCTGCCGGAACGTGCGAGCGCGACCGAGACCGCGCCGCTCTCCGACGTCCGGGCGGGCCGGCACGCCTGCTTCGACCGTCTCGTCCTCGACTTCGCCGGCGACGCCGACGGTTACGCCGTCCGCTACGTCCGGGCGGTCACGATGGACGGGTCGGGCCGCCCGGTGCTGTTGCGTGGCGGCGCGTTCCTGGAAGTGGTCGCGATCGCGCCGGCCCACGACAACGCCGGCAACGCGACGTACCGCCCCGCCGACCGGCGCGAGCTCGTCTCCGTGTCCGGCTGGCGCACCTTCCGGCAGGTCGCCTGGGCCGGGAGCTTCGAGGGCCGGACGACCATCGGGCTCGGCGTGCGCGCGCGGCTGCCTTTCCGGGTGTTCACGCTGGACGGGCCCGGCGGCGGGTCGCGCCTGGTGATCGACGTCGCCCACCGGTGGTGA
- a CDS encoding VOC family protein, with amino-acid sequence MKLTYLYVSVPELAPALAFYRDQLGLDEAWREGESTVAFALPGTDVQLMLDVPVDADERWQSGPFYEVDDVRAFMKERSELRWLGEAIDMPGGQTATFADPAGNVMHVFDQSAAE; translated from the coding sequence ATGAAGCTCACGTATCTCTATGTCTCCGTGCCCGAGCTGGCTCCCGCGCTGGCCTTCTACCGCGACCAGCTCGGCCTCGACGAGGCCTGGCGGGAAGGCGAGTCCACCGTCGCGTTCGCCCTGCCCGGCACCGACGTCCAGCTGATGCTCGACGTGCCGGTCGACGCGGACGAACGGTGGCAGTCCGGCCCGTTCTACGAGGTCGACGACGTCCGGGCGTTCATGAAGGAACGCTCTGAGCTGCGCTGGCTGGGCGAGGCGATCGACATGCCCGGCGGTCAGACGGCGACGTTCGCCGACCCGGCCGGCAACGTCATGCACGTCTTCGACCAGTCAGCGGCGGAGTGA
- a CDS encoding GuaB3 family IMP dehydrogenase-related protein translates to MAEIEIGRGKRGRQAYAFDDVAIVPSRRTRDPEEVSTHWQIDAYRFEIPLVAAPMDSVMSPAMAIALGQAGGLGVLDLEGLWTRYEDPEPLLEEISGLEEGKALNRLQEIYAAPVREELIGDRLREIREAGVTVAGALSPPRVKRYHQAVLDAGVDIMVIRGTTVSAEHVSGRAEPLNLKQFIYELDVPVIVGGCATYQAALHLMRTGAAGVLVGFGGGSSHTTRSVLGVTVPMATAVADVAAARRDYLDESGGRYVHVIADGSIGRSGDIAKAIACGADAVMVGSPLAQAAEAPGRGWHWGSEAHHPELPRGERVQVGTIGPLTEILGGPSYRADGSMNLVGALRRAMSTTGYTEVKEFQRVEVTVLR, encoded by the coding sequence GTGGCGGAGATCGAGATCGGCCGCGGCAAGCGTGGCCGCCAAGCGTATGCCTTCGACGACGTGGCCATCGTGCCGTCGCGTCGCACCCGCGACCCCGAGGAGGTGTCGACGCACTGGCAGATCGACGCCTACCGGTTCGAGATCCCGCTCGTGGCCGCGCCCATGGACTCCGTCATGTCGCCGGCCATGGCCATCGCGCTGGGACAGGCCGGCGGTCTGGGTGTGCTCGACCTCGAAGGCCTGTGGACCCGTTACGAGGACCCCGAGCCGCTGCTCGAGGAGATCAGCGGCCTCGAGGAGGGCAAGGCTCTCAACCGGCTGCAGGAGATCTACGCCGCTCCGGTGCGTGAGGAGCTCATCGGGGACCGGCTGCGCGAGATCCGCGAGGCCGGCGTGACGGTGGCTGGCGCGTTGTCGCCGCCCCGGGTGAAGCGCTACCACCAGGCCGTCCTCGACGCCGGTGTCGACATCATGGTCATCCGCGGCACCACGGTTTCCGCCGAGCACGTCTCCGGCCGGGCCGAACCGCTCAACCTCAAGCAGTTCATCTACGAGCTCGACGTGCCGGTCATCGTGGGCGGTTGCGCGACCTACCAGGCGGCTCTGCACCTGATGCGCACCGGTGCGGCCGGGGTGCTGGTCGGGTTCGGCGGCGGGTCGTCGCACACCACCCGCTCGGTGCTCGGTGTCACGGTGCCCATGGCGACGGCCGTGGCCGACGTCGCCGCCGCCCGGCGCGACTACCTCGACGAGTCCGGCGGCCGGTACGTGCACGTCATCGCCGACGGCTCCATCGGCCGCTCCGGCGACATCGCCAAGGCCATCGCCTGCGGCGCGGACGCCGTCATGGTGGGCTCGCCGCTGGCGCAGGCCGCCGAGGCACCCGGCCGCGGCTGGCACTGGGGTTCCGAGGCCCACCACCCCGAGCTGCCGCGCGGCGAGCGGGTCCAGGTGGGCACCATCGGGCCGCTGACGGAGATCCTGGGCGGCCCGTCGTACCGTGCCGACGGCTCCATGAACCTCGTCGGTGCGCTGCGCCGTGCCATGTCCACCACCGGGTACACCGAGGTCAAGGAGTTCCAGCGGGTCGAGGTCACCGTCCTGCGCTGA
- a CDS encoding ABC transporter ATP-binding protein, whose translation MSTAPTTAPTARSASTALPVSSPAEVRQEARLLFRRHRSALSIALGVHVLAAAAGLAGPFLLGRMVDGVTQGTSTARIDVLAATLAGFIIVQALLTRVAIRRSLVLGEQVFGELRESFIARVLHLPLSTVERAGTGDLVARTTGDIDALSRTVRFAVPEILVALVTTVLTLAAAAIAGPLVAAGAIVGAPLLFLGTRWYLKRARDGYLWERASYATLNGTVTETVDGARTIEALGLAGVRITRIDDDLREAYAAERRTLYLRSVWFPTAEMAYVLPVVATLAWGAWLASNGHATVGQVTTVVLYMVQIVDPVDRLVSWLDELQVGMSSFARVVGIGNVPPDRYPTGAQPDGDDIRAADVRYAYVEGQDVLHGVSLDLKHGERLAMVGPSGAGKSTLGRLLAGIHPPRTGRVEVGGVPLVDLEVDQLRREVVLVTQEHHVFVGTLRDNLALAAPDASDDELRRALAAVDALELADALPEGLDTVVGSGGHPVGPAFAQQLALARIVLADPHTLVLDEATSLLDPRAARHLERSLSAVLHGRTVIAIAHRLHTAHDADRVAVVEGGQIAELGSHDELVAEGGAYAALWESWHGTPAPAAHK comes from the coding sequence ATGAGCACGGCGCCGACCACGGCCCCGACGGCGAGAAGTGCCTCGACCGCCCTACCGGTCTCGTCGCCCGCCGAGGTGCGCCAGGAGGCTCGCCTCCTGTTCCGCCGGCACCGCAGCGCGCTGTCCATCGCGCTCGGTGTGCACGTGCTGGCCGCGGCCGCCGGCCTGGCCGGCCCGTTCCTGCTGGGCCGCATGGTCGACGGCGTCACTCAGGGCACCAGCACCGCCCGCATCGACGTGCTGGCCGCCACCCTGGCCGGATTCATCATCGTCCAGGCGCTGCTCACCCGGGTTGCCATCAGGCGCTCGCTGGTGCTCGGCGAGCAGGTCTTCGGCGAGCTGCGCGAGTCGTTCATCGCCCGGGTCCTGCACCTGCCCCTGTCCACGGTCGAGCGGGCCGGCACCGGCGACCTGGTGGCCCGCACCACCGGCGACATCGACGCGCTGTCGCGGACCGTGCGTTTCGCGGTGCCGGAGATCCTGGTCGCCCTGGTCACGACGGTGCTGACGCTCGCCGCGGCGGCGATCGCGGGCCCGCTGGTGGCCGCCGGCGCCATCGTCGGGGCGCCGCTGCTGTTCCTCGGCACCCGCTGGTACCTCAAGCGGGCTCGCGACGGCTACCTGTGGGAGCGCGCGTCCTACGCGACGCTCAACGGCACGGTCACCGAGACCGTCGACGGCGCCCGCACCATCGAGGCGCTCGGGCTGGCCGGCGTGCGCATCACGCGCATCGACGACGACCTGCGCGAGGCGTACGCGGCCGAGCGGCGCACGCTGTACCTGCGCAGCGTCTGGTTTCCGACCGCCGAGATGGCCTACGTGCTGCCCGTCGTGGCGACGCTGGCCTGGGGCGCGTGGCTGGCCTCGAACGGGCACGCCACCGTCGGCCAGGTCACCACGGTGGTGCTCTACATGGTGCAGATCGTCGACCCGGTCGACCGGCTGGTCTCCTGGCTCGACGAGCTGCAGGTGGGCATGTCCTCGTTCGCGCGGGTGGTCGGCATCGGCAACGTGCCGCCGGATCGGTACCCCACCGGCGCGCAGCCCGACGGCGACGACATCCGCGCCGCCGACGTCCGCTACGCCTATGTCGAAGGGCAGGACGTGCTCCACGGGGTGTCGCTGGACTTGAAACACGGCGAACGGCTGGCCATGGTCGGGCCGTCCGGCGCGGGCAAGTCCACCCTGGGACGGCTGCTGGCCGGCATCCATCCGCCACGCACCGGCCGGGTCGAGGTCGGCGGCGTCCCGCTGGTCGACCTCGAGGTCGACCAGCTACGCCGCGAGGTCGTCCTGGTCACCCAGGAACACCACGTGTTCGTGGGGACGCTGCGGGACAACCTGGCGCTGGCCGCGCCCGACGCGTCCGACGACGAGCTGCGGCGCGCCCTGGCCGCCGTCGACGCCCTGGAGCTCGCCGACGCCCTGCCCGAGGGCCTCGACACCGTCGTCGGCTCCGGCGGGCATCCGGTCGGACCGGCGTTCGCGCAGCAGCTCGCGCTGGCCCGCATCGTCCTCGCCGACCCGCACACGCTGGTGCTCGACGAGGCCACGTCGCTTCTGGACCCGCGGGCGGCCCGGCACCTAGAGCGGTCCCTGTCAGCGGTGCTGCACGGACGCACGGTCATCGCAATCGCGCACCGCCTGCACACCGCACACGACGCGGACCGGGTCGCCGTCGTCGAGGGCGGTCAGATCGCGGAGCTCGGCTCGCACGACGAGCTGGTGGCCGAGGGCGGCGCCTACGCAGCGCTCTGGGAGTCGTGGCACGGCACCCCCGCCCCGGCCGCCCACAAATGA
- the guaB gene encoding IMP dehydrogenase, protein MQSAVPELFAPLGLTFDDVLLQPGESDVIPSEVDTRSKVSRNVSVSIPMLSSAMDTVTESRMAIAMARQGGLGVLHRSMSIEDQAHQVDLVKRSESGMVTDPVTIGPEATLTQMDRMCGQYRISGLPVTDDDGVLLGIITNRDIRFIPTTEFDQRRVREVMTTMPLVTGPVGIKSDDAFALLAKHKIEKLPLVDDAGRLKGLITVKDFVKSEEFPNATKDAEGRLVAAAAVGFFGDAWERAMTLVEAGVDVLVVDTAHGHTSLLLEMVSKLKADPAAAHVDIVGGNVASRAGAQALVDAGADGIKVGIGPGSICTTRVVAGVGVPQVTAIHEASRAAKPAGIPVIGDGGLQYSGDIAKALVAGADTVMLGSLLAGVAESPGELIFINGKQFKSYRGMGSLGALRKRGAETTGSRDRYFQADVASDDQLIPEGVEGQVPFRGPLASVTHQLIGGLRQSMFYTGARTVPELKERGRFVRITSAGLKESHPHDIQMTVEAPNYASRR, encoded by the coding sequence ATGCAGTCCGCCGTGCCTGAGCTGTTCGCGCCGCTCGGTCTCACCTTCGACGATGTCTTGCTGCAGCCCGGCGAGTCCGACGTCATCCCCAGCGAGGTCGACACCAGATCGAAGGTGTCGCGGAACGTCTCGGTCAGCATCCCGATGCTGTCCAGCGCCATGGACACCGTGACCGAGTCGCGGATGGCCATCGCGATGGCCCGGCAGGGCGGCCTGGGCGTGCTGCACCGAAGCATGTCCATCGAGGACCAGGCCCACCAGGTCGACCTCGTCAAGCGGTCGGAGTCGGGCATGGTCACCGACCCGGTCACCATCGGCCCTGAGGCCACGCTGACGCAGATGGACCGGATGTGCGGGCAGTACCGCATCTCGGGTCTGCCGGTCACCGACGACGACGGCGTCCTGCTCGGCATCATCACCAACCGCGACATCCGCTTCATCCCGACCACGGAGTTCGACCAGCGGCGGGTCCGCGAGGTCATGACCACCATGCCGCTGGTCACCGGTCCGGTGGGCATCAAGTCCGACGACGCGTTCGCGCTGCTGGCCAAGCACAAGATCGAGAAGCTGCCGCTGGTCGACGACGCCGGCCGGCTCAAGGGCCTCATCACGGTCAAGGACTTCGTGAAGTCCGAGGAGTTCCCCAACGCCACCAAGGACGCCGAGGGCCGGCTGGTGGCCGCGGCCGCCGTCGGGTTCTTCGGCGACGCGTGGGAACGGGCCATGACGCTCGTCGAGGCCGGCGTCGACGTCCTGGTCGTCGACACCGCACACGGTCACACCAGCCTGCTGCTGGAGATGGTCAGCAAGCTCAAGGCCGACCCCGCGGCCGCGCACGTCGACATCGTCGGCGGCAACGTCGCTTCTCGCGCCGGCGCGCAGGCGCTGGTCGACGCCGGTGCCGACGGCATCAAGGTCGGCATCGGGCCGGGGTCCATCTGCACCACGCGCGTGGTGGCCGGGGTCGGCGTCCCGCAGGTCACCGCCATCCACGAGGCGTCACGGGCGGCCAAGCCGGCCGGCATCCCGGTCATCGGCGACGGCGGGCTGCAGTACTCCGGCGACATCGCGAAGGCGCTCGTGGCCGGCGCCGACACCGTCATGCTCGGCTCGCTGCTGGCCGGCGTCGCCGAGAGCCCGGGCGAGCTCATCTTCATCAACGGCAAGCAGTTCAAGTCCTACCGCGGCATGGGGTCGCTGGGTGCGTTGCGCAAGCGGGGCGCCGAGACCACCGGGTCGCGCGACCGGTACTTCCAGGCCGATGTCGCAAGCGACGACCAGCTCATCCCCGAGGGCGTCGAGGGGCAGGTGCCGTTCCGGGGCCCGCTGGCCAGCGTGACCCACCAGCTCATCGGTGGGCTGCGGCAGTCCATGTTCTACACCGGCGCGCGCACCGTCCCGGAGCTGAAGGAGCGCGGCCGGTTCGTCCGCATCACCTCGGCCGGGCTCAAGGAGTCGCACCCGCACGACATCCAGATGACGGTCGAGGCTCCGAACTACGCCTCGCGCCGGTGA
- a CDS encoding succinic semialdehyde dehydrogenase, with protein sequence MSSTVSVDGVVDQHLLDQLVDGVVARPRAERAATVAPFTAQPLAEVPVSTVEDVATAAAAARDAAHGWAARPVVERVRIIGRIHDLVLDRRAEIADLVQAEAGKARRDAFEEVADVALAARYVAARGPQVLRERRRVGLIPGLTRAVEAHRPKGVVGVISPWNYPLTLAISDCLPAFAAGNAVLHKPDQQAMLTALLARSIAIEAGLPEALWQIVSGDGPVIGGAVVEHADYVSFTGSTSTGRIVAARLGERLVGASLELGGKNPMLILDDADLDRAAESAVRACFSNAGQLCMSMERLYVAAPIRGPFLERFLARVDGLRLGAAFDYSRDMGSLMSQAQLDKATAHVGDAVAKGARVLAGGRARPDLGPWFHEPTVLDGVRPGMLAADGETFGPVVAVHTVGSDDEAVELANDTPFGLNASVWTGDVRRGLAVARRLRSGVVNVNEGYAAAWGSHDLPIGGVGWSGLGRRHGREGILRYTETQAIAVQRGHGITPLPGMDYDTFAELMTRSLRVMRRLGRP encoded by the coding sequence ATGAGCAGCACCGTGAGCGTCGACGGCGTCGTCGACCAGCATCTCCTCGACCAACTGGTCGACGGCGTGGTCGCCCGGCCGCGGGCCGAACGGGCCGCCACCGTCGCGCCGTTCACCGCCCAACCGCTCGCCGAAGTGCCCGTCTCCACCGTCGAGGACGTCGCGACGGCGGCCGCCGCGGCCCGCGACGCCGCGCACGGCTGGGCCGCCCGGCCGGTGGTCGAGCGGGTCCGCATCATCGGGCGCATCCACGACCTCGTGCTCGACCGGCGTGCCGAGATCGCCGACCTCGTGCAGGCCGAGGCCGGCAAGGCCCGCCGCGACGCCTTCGAAGAGGTGGCGGACGTCGCGCTGGCCGCCCGTTATGTGGCCGCGCGCGGGCCGCAGGTGTTGCGCGAGCGCCGCCGGGTCGGGCTGATCCCGGGGCTGACCCGGGCGGTGGAGGCGCACCGACCGAAGGGCGTCGTCGGCGTCATCTCGCCGTGGAACTACCCGCTGACGCTGGCCATCTCCGACTGCCTGCCGGCGTTCGCGGCCGGCAACGCCGTGCTGCACAAGCCGGACCAGCAAGCCATGCTGACGGCACTGCTGGCCCGGTCCATCGCCATCGAGGCCGGATTGCCCGAAGCGCTGTGGCAGATCGTGTCCGGCGACGGCCCCGTCATCGGCGGCGCGGTGGTCGAACACGCCGACTACGTTTCCTTCACCGGTTCCACCTCCACCGGCCGGATCGTCGCGGCCCGGCTGGGGGAGCGGCTGGTCGGCGCGTCACTGGAGCTCGGCGGCAAGAACCCGATGCTGATCCTCGACGACGCCGACCTCGACCGGGCCGCCGAATCCGCCGTCCGTGCCTGCTTCTCCAACGCCGGGCAGCTGTGCATGTCGATGGAGCGCCTCTACGTCGCCGCCCCCATCCGCGGGCCGTTCCTCGAGCGCTTCCTGGCCCGGGTCGACGGGCTGCGGCTCGGCGCGGCGTTCGACTACTCGCGCGACATGGGCTCGCTGATGTCGCAGGCCCAGCTCGACAAGGCCACCGCGCACGTCGGCGATGCCGTCGCCAAGGGCGCCCGGGTGCTGGCCGGTGGCCGGGCCCGGCCCGACCTCGGTCCCTGGTTCCACGAGCCCACGGTGCTCGACGGCGTCCGGCCCGGCATGCTGGCCGCCGACGGCGAGACCTTCGGCCCCGTCGTCGCCGTCCACACCGTCGGCAGCGACGACGAGGCCGTCGAGTTGGCCAACGACACCCCGTTCGGGCTCAACGCCAGCGTGTGGACCGGGGACGTGCGCCGCGGACTGGCCGTCGCCCGGCGGCTGCGCTCCGGCGTCGTCAACGTCAACGAGGGCTACGCCGCCGCGTGGGGCAGCCACGACCTGCCGATCGGCGGCGTGGGGTGGTCGGGGCTGGGCCGCCGGCACGGCCGTGAGGGCATCCTGCGCTACACCGAGACACAGGCCATCGCCGTGCAGCGCGGCCACGGCATCACCCCGCTGCCGGGCATGGACTACGACACGTTCGCGGAGCTGATGACCAGGTCCCTGCGTGTCATGCGCCGCCTCGGCCGCCCCTGA
- a CDS encoding type II toxin-antitoxin system VapC family toxin, which produces MGDRSRHVRTGGVPRRRRCRRRAGPRGRLVGEQLAAPHAVDLECASTLRDLVRGGKLPAAEARRALNLIGQMNMRRYEHTALLPRIWELRDNLRPYDAAYIALAETLQADLVTVDRTLAAAPGTRCRIRDLRSA; this is translated from the coding sequence GTGGGTGATCGTTCTCGACACGTCCGCACTGGTGGAGTTCCTCGTAGGCGCCGATGCCGTCGCAGAGCGGGTCCGCGCGGCCGTCTCGTCGGCGAGCAACTTGCCGCGCCCCATGCCGTCGACCTCGAGTGCGCGTCGACCCTGCGTGACCTGGTCCGCGGCGGCAAGCTGCCAGCCGCCGAGGCACGGCGTGCCCTAAACCTGATCGGCCAGATGAATATGCGGCGCTACGAGCACACCGCCCTGTTGCCGCGCATCTGGGAACTGCGGGACAACCTGCGGCCCTACGACGCGGCCTACATCGCCCTCGCCGAAACGCTGCAGGCCGACCTCGTCACCGTGGACCGCACACTCGCGGCGGCCCCCGGCACACGATGCCGGATCCGCGACCTGCGTAGCGCCTGA